The Micropterus dolomieu isolate WLL.071019.BEF.003 ecotype Adirondacks unplaced genomic scaffold, ASM2129224v1 contig_9701, whole genome shotgun sequence DNA segment ATTTAGTTACAAACGTCTCATACACAAGCAAACAACAAATCtttacaaatactttgttatGCCCTCTGTTGCCAGTAGGGGCTGAACTCACCCATTTTCAATGATGGAGTAGATTGGCCGGTAGTTTGGGTTGTCATATGGTGCAGCGCTGCAGGACTCCACAAACAGCTCGGTGGTGTTGACTGAAGAGGTGGCATCTATCTGCATGTAGATCCTGCTCCCTACGtcaaactccacagggtacgaATTTGGATCAATCATGGTTTGGAATTGGTTATCAGGAAAAAACTCAAACCGGTAAGTTAACATGCCAACGCCTTTCTCCCACACTGTGACacttttcctgtgttttgtgtAGCCAAGTGTCACATTTACCCGTTTGGGGTACTGGCAGAAGAAATGCACTTCCAGCAGCTGTTTCCTGGTGATCAGGTCTTCTGTGTTGTCAATCGTGGTGATTTCATTCTTAAAAATGAGGTTGTCATCATCTTCCTGCGTAGTAAAAAGTTATGGATTCAGTCCTCACACTACTAATGAAAAGGAAAATCAACTGTAACTGAGAGAAGAGCACAGTGGGAAATAAAACTAATCACGCTGCCTTACCTCGATCTGAGTGCCACAAGCATTGAGGGGGATGACAGCGATGATGTGAGTGCTGTTGGAGTGTGTGCGGAGGCTGCAGGCGGCGTTGGTGGGGTCACTGAGCCGCAAATGATCCTCATTGAGTCCAGAGAATGAAGATTTCTCAACCTCTACTGTCATTGTGGACTGACTGCAGATCACATTGGCTACAACTAGAGCAAGACatgaatatttaaatgatttactAAATACTATGCTCAAAACTGTGTATGTCTTATAAAAACTattgtgaaaaaacatttttgctgacATGAATATATTGCTAAATGCAgatgtacatatatttatactattatttatatataacatCAGGCGGGGGTGTATTGCCAGGGTAACCATGATGACATTAACCTGATAATGTTATCAGTAATTCAAGCCCATGTTTACCTCTAATAGTGCGATAGAGCTGTTTTCTATTAGTGGGTCactattttgtttatattttgacaTTCACAATGACGCACTTGAAGACGTGTGCACACAGGTGTAATCGTGTCACACTATTTCACTTATCTacaggtggcagtaatgcaccAAGAAATGTATTAATGTGCCACCAAAGGAAATTAACTCAGCATGTTTGTTAGACCTTAA contains these protein-coding regions:
- the LOC123965436 gene encoding ZP domain-containing protein-like gives rise to the protein MRCVLVDIGTTQVVANVICSQSTMTVEVEKSSFSGLNEDHLRLSDPTNAACSLRTHSNSTHIIAVIPLNACGTQIEEDDDNLIFKNEITTIDNTEDLITRKQLLEVHFFCQYPKRVNVTLGYTKHRKSVTVWEKGVGMLTYRFEFFPDNQFQTMIDPNSYPVEFDVGSRIYMQIDATSSVNTTELFVESCSAAPYDNPNYRPIYSIIENGCKVDSTVEIYSSTHDRQFRIGMEAFKFRGLHDQMYISCSVLMCEVGDPNSRCSQGCINSTSPDSQHHNHQKREAATQSLRHLVSQGPLRFRRSAENTGSRVISLDLNLVFIAGCLLAAVGMLCALAIYKAKMSRVKYQPLPTFVN